In the genome of Cervus elaphus chromosome 5, mCerEla1.1, whole genome shotgun sequence, the window TGTCAATCCTTTGGCTCCACAGCCCCCCACCTAGGGCTGAGCTGGCTTCTGCTTGTcttgcagtggccacaggcagcTCCCCTGGCGTGATCCTGACGACCTACTCGAGACTCGGGGGCCACCTGGACCTCCTCAGGACTCCAGAAGCAGTCCACACCCTACCCGCCCCCACCAACCGGCTGTCAGCCAAGCAGCTGGCTCTCCGCCGGGGGGCTGCTCTGGGGGTGGCAGTGGGCTCGTTGATAGTGGGGCTCGTCCTGAGGGTCCTCACTGCCAGGCCCTAGCGAGACAGCTTGAGACAAAAAGGAAGCTGACAGCGGCTGCTGATCCCAAATTCAGTGCAGGGGGATGCCCTGAACCACTCCTCAAGAACAttcacgggacttccctggtaatccagtggttgagaatctgcccaTCCACCGAGCGggtttccccctcctcccccccaaccccaccccccaccaaccccCACCAGTTGGGGAGCTGGGATCCCATGTGCTATGCAGTGTGGccagaaaataaacagattttgAGCTGGTGCTGTGTGTCACATGGCGGGTCTGAGCGGCAGTTAAATTGCCTCCTCTCACCTGGACTGCTCTTGATAACAGCTCAGCTGACCGGAAGATGAGACTCCTGGTGTTGGTCCCCTTATTCAATAAACAGCTTCAGGTTAGAGATTTCAAATCAAAACGAAATAGAAAACGCCACTGTCACATGAAAAAGTAGGCAGAGTCTGCCGCCTAGGTCTGTTCACAAAGCCTTTGTGAAGTTCTGGAAGGGTGGGGTCAGCGGGCCCTGCCCACACAGTCCACCTCGCTGAGACCCCCGTCTGCTCCTGCTCTGGCACCTCCTGCAGGTCCAGGAGCTGTGAGGCCCCAGCCGGGCTGGTCACCTTTCCCCCAGTCCTCTCAGGGCATGAACATTTTCACTTGAGAAATGCCTCTCACAGTAGCAACAGGATATAACTAAGAGCAGTCggtagagtctgcctacaatgcaggaggcctgggttcgatccctgagttggaaagatatcctggagaaggaaatggcaacccactccagtattcgtctagagcattccatggacagaggagactggtgggttacagtccctgggatagcaaagagtcagatatgactaacaCTTCGACAGGCAGTGAAACCCAGATCACTGGGCCAGGGAGGCTCAGGACAGAATCTGGGGCTAACCCAGTCCTAGGGTGCTTTGAGGCCTGGGACTGGGGACATGTTCGGGTTCCAGGCTGCACTTGGGGCCCTGGGGGCTCAGCCTggccttcaacatcagtccctttAACGTGGGTAgttacatccagacaatggattCACTAATCAAGGTCACTAGGGAAAAAGGATGCAGAGTGCAAACGCTTGACTCCATAGAAAGGCAGGAGCCAGTGGCATCTGTGACCTGAAGACTCCGTGAGCTTCCGCACCCAGACAGATCAAACAGGTATGGAACAGAAAGGCCATGTTGTGTCCTAGGGTTGCATAAGTGAAAGTAAGGTGTTAAGTTgctaagtgtctgactctttgtgaccccatggaccaaagcctgccagggtcctctgtccatgggattttccaggcaagaatactggagtgggttgccataccctcctcctccaggggatcttcctgacccagggaccaaattggggtctcctgcattgcacgcagatttctttaccacctgagccatcagaTTGCAAGGCACTGAGGAAAAAGGACTGCAAGCGCAAGTCTGGGAAACAGTGTATCTGCAGAAACCCCTGCTAGACAGAACTGACGGCAGAGCCGGTTTCTGCGTAAAGGCTTATGGGATTGGTGTCTGGTGAATGTGCTTACAGAAATATACTTGTTTTAGGTCAGCAATGGGGTAAAGATATAGTTAGAAAGAAACCTATTTACTATATATAGATGGTTTTTATGAGACTGACGCGCTGCCCACTGCGCTAAGAAGGCGCTTagatggtttttaaaaacaaCCCACAAGCGGCAAAGTAAAACTTGAGAAAATCTAGGCtgagaaattaaaatgagaaagagtTAAAGTGGATCAACACTACCTTTGATAAAGGCAAAAAATGGATTTCTAGTTGGAGAAAACTTATGTTTAAAGGATTGTCTTCATCAGGGCGTATCTGAAAACTAATGACATTATTAAAATTCATGCCAATTTCATCAAATGTATCTATTTTGAAGCAGAATATGCCAGTagacaaataattttaattagaaaataaaatgcacaacatACCAAATGAAAATTCCATATTGAAATTTTCTCTGAGATATTTTACAGCTTATTAATCTGATAAAGCCCCAGCGTTAAGCAGGTCCCCCCTAAGCCAGCCTAGTGATTGGTTGTTGACCCCCGTGTTCTGTGATGAAGCCAGTAACACTGCACTCAGCCACAAGGAGCAGGTTCATTCAATGGTGGATCACATGTGCTGTGAAGTGAGGTACCTTCTCTCATTGagtgtgggggcggggaggaccCTCCAGGGCTCTTCTTGAGACCTGTTTGGCTGAAGTGCTGGGTCTGGTCCCGACCGTGCACGGAAGGTCCCCCTCAGTGGGCCAGCTGCTGTCCTGGTCATGGAGAGCCCTCTTCCAGATGCCCCTCACCAGCCCCTAGGGCTCACAGGCTGTAAGTCGTGAACACTGAAGGCCCCTTGTCCAGGACAGAAACTGGTCCTCACGTTAAGTTCTGGACAGAATCTGTTCAGCAATGCCCCTCTCAAGTTtccgaaagtgaaagtcactcagttgtgtccgactctttccgacaccatggactatatagtccatggaattctccaggccagaatactggagtgagtagccattcccttctccaggggatcttcccaacccaggtttcccacattgcaggcagattctttaccagctgagccacagggaggccAAGGGGATGCTTACTCGCCTCGTGGTACAGAAACAGGAAACTTGAAGATTCGTCCCTAAAGAGCCACTGACTTGCCATGTGCAGCTTCTGCTCAAGGGTGGGTATTGTCTAAGTACCATGATGATAGCAGTGAAACAGGCCAGTGGCTTTGTAAGACGCACACAGTCTACGAATGACAGATGATTCTTGCACCAAACTGGCAGCTGCCTTCCAGTAGCCCAAGGATTTACCATGTGTGGATGTCACAACGGACCGTCACAAGCCAAACACAAGACAGGACAGAGAGCAGTGAGAAAGGAGGGCTGCTTCCTGGAGCTCAGTCTTCAAATCCCAAGATCAGGAACAGGGACCCCCCACAACCCCAGTTCTAGTGCCCCGAACGCCGAGGAGTCTGGGAGATCATGCCTCACCTCTCTGGACTGAGACCTGGAAACATGCACAGGGCAGTCTCCAGGAGGCTTCAGGGGGTGCTGCCTGAAGGTGGGGGTGGCAAGCCCCATGTGCCTGATAAACAGGAGTCACTGAGCAGGTCTGGGAATGTGGGCTCACCCAGTGCACTCCCTCCCCCGCCCAGAGCTCTAGGGACGCAGGTTCTCCAAGTGAGCGTGCTCAGTCCTGGGGGGCCGGGGGAGAGGTAAGTGGGGGACTTTGGCTGAAGCAGTGAGTTTTATTAATGGTGAATGGTGAGGATGGTGTGTTTGCCTATCTTCTTAAAAGTTCCAGTATGATTTAAAAATGATTGGTTGGTTAGCCACTGAGCAGAAGAATAATTCAGCAGAGACGATGAGGAGGTAGCCGGGGTCCATCAGTAGTATCCGGCCTGCAGTGGGGAGAAAGGATCCAGGTTACTGCCAGTTTACAACCCCTTAGCCCTGCAACACAGGCCCAGGGTCGGAACCCCAACCAGCACCTCCCATCCTGGAAGCCTCTCCTGCAGTGACAGCAGGGCCCACAGGTGTCTAAGGATGAGAGGTCATGCTCTCCTCCCCAAAACAACGACAGGATGGTGGTGTTGGAGGTGGTACTCTGTCCAACATGGAGGAGATACGACAACAAGCAAAGACCTAAGTTTTAAGAAGGAAGCGCACTGTCCACGTGAACTCTGAAAACTGGTGAGCGATTCTGCTTCTTGAATTCCAGAGAGTAATTAATCCCATCAACCCCCACTGAGGCTTAAAGAAGCACAGCCACAAAGTTCAAAGATGGATTTAATCCTCAAGGTCCTGATGACATCGATCGattttaaccttttcttttcctcAGCTTTTAAAAACCCCTGCAATGCTGTCTGTAGCTTAGGCTAACCTTTACTGGAACCCTGTGTAAAAAGGATGTGGAAAATGCCCCCACCCTGAGATACTAACATACTCCCCTTAGACCGATAACTGTGGCTTTCagtttcccattttaaaatgctCCAAATGCATTCTAATGCTAGTAAACTGAATTATTAAAATCAGAGCTACGAAGTACAAAAAagcaatttcagaaaaatgtttgcAGTGACCACCAACAAAGATTCCTCAAGAAAATGGCCAATTTAGGCACAGAATCCTTTGTTGAAAGTAGTAAGTGATTTTATAAAGAGGGTATAAGCGTAGAGAAGCAGCAAAGAGAGAAGAGCCCCCAGATCTTTACCCAGTCTCACACTGGATCCAAAACAATTGCAACACCTCAGTTCCCAGCGAGGACAGCGAGAGACAGGGCTGCCTGCGCCCTGTGGGCTCAGAAGAGGCCTCGCCTGAAGCCGTAATTAAATCAAGCTCAAGGCCCagctaaatatacatttttacaaCACTGATGCATCTCTAGAGCCTACCAGACAAAGGCTTGCCTGCCAAACCCTTTTGGAAACCTTGCGGGGCTGCCAGCCCATCTAGGAGGGGGCAGGCCTGTGGGGATCAGTCTGCCTGCACCTCCGGATTCTCCACCAGGCTGAGCGACTCCACCGCAACCAAGGAGGTACTGGTCAGGCTGGGGACCCACGACTTGGGAGAGGACAGGCAGACAGGGACCAGAGACCAAACAGCGCTGCTGGCCTCAGCAAGATGCAGAACAGCACTGCAGCCCACAGCAAGCTCTGATTCACCAAGTCTGCTATGTGATTGCTGAAGTTAaactttaaggaaagaaaaacaattcaaaaacgAAACAAAAAGTGACTCTGAGCTTTTTATGAGATGCTGCTCAAACTCTGAAGTTAGGTCTGAGTGGCTCCACGGGCACATCCTTGGGGCAGCTGAGTGCATGTGGCTGTGGTTTTCTGGGAGCGATGCTTGCTTCATCTTGACCCTCTAACCACAGCTCAATCAGGTTTAACACTCTGCTGCTCCAGGCTAAAGTCCAAAGCGCCTGGAGACAAATAAATTACACATTCTTATTCTGGTAACACATGAGCCTGAGTGTAGAAAAACACATGACCGGAAGAGCACACACCCCACGCTGGCCCGAGTTACAGAAAGGAAGAAACGGCCCTACCTCCTCTCAACACAGAGTGGGTTCTGAGACTGGCTCACAGGATGGCACGTCTGTGAACTGCCAGAAAAAGCAACAGGGCCTTTGTCCTCAGCACAGCCTGCCTGGTACCTCTGAGGAAACCCAAATGAATTCAGATGCGGCTGGTGTCTCCAGCTCCACCAACACCCTCTGAACACTTAAACCAAACACAGACACAAACGCGGCTGTTCCCGTTAAATCTGGTTTTGCCCCGAGAAGCTGCCTGGCACTGGCTCTCCTAGCACATCCATGTCTGTGATGACCAATCACCAGAGACACACGCTGCGGTCAGCCTCACAGCCAAGCTGCCTCCAGCAGCCCGTCACCAGAGGACTGTCCTCCACCTCCATGCGCTGGGTCCATGCACGTCCAGGAACCAGCTGGCCCCGAGGCACCAACAGCGAGAGGATCAAGGGTTAGGCAGCTCAATTTCTGCAAGTGAGCTCTCCAGGGCTTTAACCTCAGACCAGAGGCAGCACATGGCTCCTGTGAGGAGAGGCCTGTGGACTGGACAGTCTCTGCTGCTGGAGCCCAGAAGCAGCTAGAGATGCTCAGATGTTAGAGAATCAGGGGCTGCCCACAGGCCATAGCTCCCTGGCCCTTCGTTTTAGACTGAATGTTAACAGGATGAGACAGCACTGATTTAACAAGGTCGGAGGTGCTCCCAAGACAGAGCCACCCCAGGCAGCCACTGGGGACCCACCTTGATGAGCACGGCGGCCAGGACGCCCAGGAAAGTGAGCAGCAGGAGGCCGAGTCTCCCTTTGTTGAACCGCTTCAGCAAGAAAAATTTCGCCCAGTCCACCTTCGACTGGCTGTTGGGAGGGTACCGGAGTTGGTTCGCGCCTTCCCGCTTGAGAGTTTTTAATAAACAGGGACGTTGATGGGAAAAAGTATCGAAACTGTGTTTTCCGTGATACACTCCCATCCCGCTGGACCCTGAAAGTCAAGGGCAGATGAGACAGGCCACTGTAGGTAATGCTGCTCCTCCTGTGCACAGGCAGGCCCCCTGCCCACCAGCCTGGTGGGCAGGGGGCCTTGTTCCAGGAGGTCCTGGGCTCCCTGCCCATCGGCATGGGGGGAGTGCCTTGTTCCAGGTCCTCCCACTGGCCCCCGCACGGTGGACCTGGCCCAGGACATGCTCCGGGTGCTCCTGGGACAGGCTCACTCTACCATAGCCCCACTTCTGAGAGGGAATGGGGCAGGTAGGGCCTTAGTGTGGCCCTGAGGGTCTGACTCTGGGAGTCCGGGGCTGAGCTGCACTTCCTCCAGGCTATCGGGAGGTCATGTGGTGGTGCTAACAAGCTGGTGGACACCTCTGCCCTCTCAGAGCTGTGCTCCGGGCCTGTGCTCATTCGTCTGCTTGGTCACATAAGCCGGGCAGACACGCGTGTGGCTAGGGAAACCAGAACACAGGGCATGATTTATGTGAAGCTGAAGCTGTAGGGGGATTCTGTGAAATGTATCAAAAGGTGtgccttttaaagaaaaagtctaaattacaaaatattaagtgtGTATGTCTGGGAGGTCACTGCATTTTCCCTCACAACTTTCCATAGTATTCTGTTGTGCCTTTTCCGTAAAAATGCAAATGGACATCCAGGTCCTTGGCTGCTGTCTGCCCTGCCCATGGCCCCATCCCGCGCCTGCCCAgggcctgtccctcaccacctcatTCATAAAGGACAGAGGGCAAGCCTCAGTTCATCTGAGACCTGATTCTCAGCCCAAGACATGCCCTGCATCTGGTGAAGAACTGCAAACCAGGGAAGCAGCAAACTGTAAACCATTGCAGACTGGGAAGTGCCCctgagggtggagggtggggacgGGCCAGAAGGGGACTCTGGGCAGCGACTGGGAGGGGCCTCACCGACGCCTCCAAAGGGCAGAGAGCTGAGCATGAAGTGCATGATGACATCATTGCCCGTGACACCGCCGCTGGATGTCCCCTCGATCATCCGCTTGATGAGCTGAGGGGAAGAGCAGAGGCCCTGGGTCAGCGGTGGCCGGCCCAGGACACATGTCTTCCTCGAGGTCAGACCTCACGAGCAAGCACGGTACAGGTCAGCTCTCAGCTGCACATCGAGTCCTCCGGGGAAGCAATACAGAAGAGGTTGAACACCCGTCAAACTAGTGCTGGACCCCTGAGCCCACAGCCAGGGCCTCTCATCAGGGACCATTCAGGCTCTACTCCGGGTCTTAAGAATTGTTaatgtttctccttctctctggTCTACTTTACAACCTGTGATTTACAGATATTTCATTTCTATGAGATGCAAAAGACATTCAAATGTCCTACTTTTGAAGGAGATTGCGGGTTGGCTCACCCGGGACCCAAATGGGCAGTGACACTTGACTGGTAAATGTTACCTCCCTGGTGCCAACCAGCCGAGTCCTCCATATCGAAGGTCATCACTGACCATGGGACAAAGCCTGACCTGCCACCCTCTGCCCAGACCACAGACCTCAGCTTCCGCTCTGTCCTCCACTGCCTGTGATCATTTCAGCTGTAGACTGTTATGTGCTGCTAACCCGACCCTCGCTGAGCCCTGCATGCTCAGTCTCCCTGGATCATGGACAGAGATCGGCCCCTCGACAGCTTGGCCAGCTCTGGAAGTGGCCCCATGACCACCTGCACGGCTGGGCAGAGGCTCCACAGGGGACACCTGCTCTGGGGACTCCTTGGTCTGGCCTGGCTGCACATTCTCCTCCGAGTTTTCCCTTTTCCTCAGAGGCTACTGGCCTACTGGCCCACCTTGAGGCTACTGTCCCTCAGGAGCCAGTCACCTTTGAGGTGTGGATGGACAGGCTCGAGAGTGGTGGCGGGGCTGCCAGGCCTGGGGTGACAAGGACTAGGACTGTGAAACTGCTCCAACCACAAGGCTGTGTCACTGGAGAAACCCAAGTCCATGGTTTCCCAACGGCTCCCTCAGCAGTGCCAGAGACCTGCCCCAGTCTGCTCCACGGCCACTCCCCCGCCTGCATAGCCTCGGGGCCCTCGGGCACCCAGGGATTAACAGCCCGAGAGGTGCTAACTCTGGCGCCTGGAAGTCTAATTAGACGGGAGGTGTTTGTGAGTCAACAGACTTGTTACAGTCACTCTGAAGATGGAGCTCTGACCCCAGGGAGTGAGGGGAAGGTCACAGTGATAACCCAGGGCCTCATTAGCCGAGAAGGAGACAGCTAGCTGTGAGAACAGCCTCACTGGGGACTCAGGCATAATAATCTTCGTCTGCTTTAGAGCAGAGAAGGTTCAGGAGCGCGGCTCATGACAGCACGCCATGTGCTGTGAAGATTACCTTACTGTTGTGAGAAAACACGTAGAAAGCCAGGGGCTTTTCGCGTTCATTTATGAACTGTATGGCTTCATCTGCATTCTTCACAGGCACTATTGGAAGAATTGGTCCAAAAATTTCTTCCTGCATCACCTTGGTCTCAGGATCCACGTCAGTGAGTATTGTTGGGgctggaaaagaaaatcaaagatgaaaaGGCTGCAGCTGAGCCAGAAACCCCAACTCTCACCGCATGATGCACTCAGAGCTCCCCCACCCTGCCAAGTGTCACCTCATGAAATGAGTCCCGATTGCATGCGTGAACCGTGCAAGTATTCAATATCTCCAGACGTGTGCATCAGGGATCCTTGTGCCAGCAAGGGGGCAGACAGGCTGGAGTAAATCCTGTGTTTACCTAACTGTGTTCAGCACCGCACACCTGTGTCCTTCCCTGGATAGGCCTTCCTGGGAGCACAGCCAGACCAGCACCACTTCTTAAATCAAGTGCGTTCCTGCCCTGATCTCTCTGACCTTGACTACAACTGAGTGAGGTTAGAGAATGTCATAAGGTGGTAGCATCCCCTGGGCCTTGGCTCAGGCTCTGCCCTCCCTGGACACATGGGAGGACACAGGAGGAGACAACGTGGACTCCGAGGACACAGACCAGGTGGGTCCCCTTACCTATGTAGCGTGTGGCCTCATCCATCTCCCCACCGAAAGCTATCTTCTGTCCTTCCAGCAGACACTGTATCCTCTTAAAATGACGAAGATTGACGATCCTCTCATAGTCGGgagattcttttatattttctccatAAAATTCCTGTGTCAAACAACAGTATCTAGTCATCACCAAAGACCCACGTTTTAATTTAGTAGTTATAAAATTCACTTGTGTCCCCAGATCTGGCTTTACACCCTCACAGAATCCCACGCCACCCCCGCCACCCTCCAGCCCCCGAGGACTTTAACAGTAGTGAGGTTAAGTTCTCTGTCAGGCAAATGGCAGGAGTTCACAGACACACAAGTCTCCCATTTCCCACAGTTTCTGGGGTTAGTGTGGGTCCTCCCTAGGGTGGACGCAGAGTGGGTACTGCAGGTCGTGGCCCATATCAGGGCCCCATGTGCATCCCTGTCAACTCTGGCTGCTCTGCTCCTGCGAGGAGCTGAGTGGCGGCCTGCAGAGCCTGGAGCACGGCCTGTGCAGCCCTTTGCAGAAAGAGTCTGCCGAGCTTCATGCTGCTTCCTCCTGGCCTGGAACCTCCACCAGCCACAGACAGTTGGGAAACCACTCAGAAGATCAAAGCACAGTCTGGGTAAACCAATCTCGATGGCTCACAGTCAGCCCCGAGGGCGTGCTCCATTTCCCCTGACCACTGTTCATTCCCCTCATCAGCCTTGAGCTGGCTGGTAAGAACATCCCAGGTAGCCTGTGGAAACACAGGGTCTTGGGTCCCTACACCGGGGACACAGGAGTGGCTGTTAGTGCCAGCTGCACCTGAGTGTCACCTGGAGACCCCAGACGTCCTGTGGAGGGGAGGACAGGAAACTTCTCCTAAATTGCGCCTAGTGACTCTCAGGCGACAAGCAGGGTGGTGAGAGGAGAAATGCCTCCAGGAAGACAGGGACCGTCACTCCCAGGAAACCTGGCTTGTCACCATGCACCCCCAGCACAACTTCTCCAGCCACAGTGTCTCCCTGGAGTCTAGCCAAGACCCCTCTCATGCTGTCCTTGTCCGGCCCACCACAGTCCCACCACTACATTCGTGTCAAGACCCTCGGCCCCTCGCTGCTCACGTTGTCTCTCCTGGTTGTCCGTGAGCCACCTCTCAGGGCTCGGTCAGCGCCTGGGCAGTGAACCATGGTTGTTCCAGGAACTTCTTCACCCAGGAGGCCCATGACCCGGCGCCATCACTGAGCTATCAAAACTCCATCCCATCCTTCCTCCAGTCCAAGTCCCTCGTTTCTCCTGGCTCACCTGGGGCCTTCCTTGATCCCCACCCTAGACTGCCGCTTGAAACACCCTCAAAGATTGAGGGCTGCGTTAAGAGTAGTTAATTCACTTGCTCCTCGAAACAGCTGGCTTTGCTAAACTGCCTACACACCGAAGGTCAGATGAGCTTGATGGGCAGTGGCCACACATTAGGGGTCCTTGACTGCGCTGCAGAAGCCTGACAGCCTTTTCCCCAGACCACAGAATCGCTGCTGAACTGTTTTTTCTAAAGCCTGTGCTGCACCTAAGGAGTTATCATCAACAAATGAGCTGGATGGTTTTTGGCGTGCATACCACCAGCCTCACCTCGCTCTCAGCAAACGTTCTCCAAAAACGTTTTCTCATCAGCCAGGAAGTTCAGTCACAGCTGCTACTGGAATGTTCaaggggggaggggatggggagctACTGCCCGCAAACAGCCAACCTCACCCTGCACCCTGAGGCAGCCAGTGCAACCAGAGGCGGTAAACACGCACCTTCACGGCCTCCTGCACCTTCCGCACGATCAGGTCCTGGAGGGATGGCTCACAGAGCACGTAGTCAGGGGCGATGCAGGTCTGACCACAGTTCATGAACTTGCCCCACGCGATGCGTCTGGGAAAAGCACCAGCAGCCGCATTCAATCCCTGCACCTGCCACCCACGCTGTGCTGTTTAGCAACAATGCTCCCACACGTACTTGTGAGTCTTGACTGAACAATGTTTTAATGACTTGTCTCTGTAGCACTTTCAGCTGATGCAGAATATTCTAGGGAGCAGGGAAAGCTTTGTGTCTGCTCATCAACAGTGCTTTAAATGCAGGGATGCCCCTGCCCGCAGCAGGAAAGGACAGAGTGCTGTTTACtgacaccccctccctcccccaactccaGCTAGGGGGATGTCTGGGAGGACGGGGTCCCCTGGCTCTGAGAAGCCGTGCCTGAGCTCTGACAGAAATCCACGCACTGGGGTCTCCTGTTCGGGCAGACAGACACCTACCTACAGAGCCCACCAGATCCCGTCCAatgcccccaccccctctccactGCCTCTCTGAGGGGAAGGGAGCCATGCCGCTCTACCACTGTCAACTGTGGGTCTGAGCACTTGCTGTGAGCCAAACTGATTCAGCACAGACACCTCCAAACCTTTCACTTTCTAGTTCTCAGACACAAGATGCTCTTCTCAGTTAAAAATGAGCAGTATCGGTTATCAATAAAGGAACTTAGGAGATCAGCGGAGGGAGTCTAAAGACTTTGCATTATCTACTGTACTTTCTGGATCAGCTACCAGCGGGACAGGAAGATTTCCTGCCTGGTCTATTATCTTGAGAACAGAAAGAACTTGTTTTTCATTCCTAAGGACGGCCGTGTGATGTCAAGGCCTAGTGTTCACCACTTTCGGCCGTGGCACTAAGAGGGAGTGTGTGAAAGTTCTACGCCATCCCCCAGCCCCAACCTAGGAGGACATCAACCTCCAAGGCTCAGCAAGGTCTCTCAGAGCCAGGAGGGACAGGGGACATGCCAGCAGGTTCTTGGCTGAGCTGGGAAAATTCAGGAAACCAGAGAGTAAGTCTCACCGGCAGGCGACGTCCAAGTCACAGTCTCGGTCCACATAGCACGGGCTCTTCCCTCCCAGTTCAAGGGTCACGGGGGTCAGATGCTTGGCAGCAGCCTGCATAACGATTTTTCCAACAGTGGTGTTTCCCGTGTAGAGAATGTGGTCAAATCGCTGCTTCAGAAGCTCCGTGGTCTCCTCGACACCACCATTGACGACGGCATACAGGTCCTGAAGGAAGCAGACAGATCCAAGCGTCACCGACTTCAT includes:
- the ALDH3A2 gene encoding aldehyde dehydrogenase family 3 member A2 isoform X1, translated to MEREVQRVRAAFGSGRSRPLTFRRRQLEALRAMIQEREKDILAAIGADLSKSEFNAYSQEVISVLGEIDLMLEKLPEWAAAKPAQRNLLTLLDEAYIQPEPLGVVLIIGAWNYPFVLTIQPLIGAIAAGNAVIIKPSEVSENTAKLLAKLLPQYLDQDLYAVVNGGVEETTELLKQRFDHILYTGNTTVGKIVMQAAAKHLTPVTLELGGKSPCYVDRDCDLDVACRRIAWGKFMNCGQTCIAPDYVLCEPSLQDLIVRKVQEAVKEFYGENIKESPDYERIVNLRHFKRIQCLLEGQKIAFGGEMDEATRYIAPTILTDVDPETKVMQEEIFGPILPIVPVKNADEAIQFINEREKPLAFYVFSHNSKLIKRMIEGTSSGGVTGNDVIMHFMLSSLPFGGVGSSGMGVYHGKHSFDTFSHQRPCLLKTLKREGANQLRYPPNSQSKVDWAKFFLLKRFNKGRLGLLLLTFLGVLAAVLIKAGYY
- the ALDH3A2 gene encoding aldehyde dehydrogenase family 3 member A2 isoform X2 → MQAAAKHLTPVTLELGGKSPCYVDRDCDLDVACRRIAWGKFMNCGQTCIAPDYVLCEPSLQDLIVRKVQEAVKEFYGENIKESPDYERIVNLRHFKRIQCLLEGQKIAFGGEMDEATRYIAPTILTDVDPETKVMQEEIFGPILPIVPVKNADEAIQFINEREKPLAFYVFSHNSKLIKRMIEGTSSGGVTGNDVIMHFMLSSLPFGGVGSSGMGVYHGKHSFDTFSHQRPCLLKTLKREGANQLRYPPNSQSKVDWAKFFLLKRFNKGRLGLLLLTFLGVLAAVLIKAGYY